The genomic window GCATCAAAAGAGCCAATCTGcgcaatatatttaaaataaattgtaaaaaaatgacAACGAACAATGATGTTAATGAGAATCTGTTATGCGGTGGCGAAGATATATCGGCACTTGTAGTTGATTTGGGGTTCAGTACATCTAAAATAGGACATAATCAAGAAGACACACCaagaatatttttgaataGTATATGTGGAGAGTGTATATTTGAAGAGGGCGTGATGGGTATAAACGGAGGTgcaaataatgataatgttATTTGTAGTAATGGTATTGGTAATGCCCATGGCAGCaatagtagcagtagtagtagaaGTGGAAGAAGGGAAAGAAGCGAAAGGAGTGGTACAGTTGGCGTACCTGGCATTGGTGGAAGAGGCCGCAGTAGAAATAGAGGGATAAATGATCTTATGTTTCCCCTAAATTTGTATAACCGAAAAGAACATGTACGAGTGAAACCCCTATTTTGTCGAGAccaatataataatgtaagtCTTAATAGTGAtgtatttgaaaaaatgttAGAGTATGCTATTGAAGGGGTAGAAGTACAAAGAGTATATGAATGTACAGATGAAGTTATAGATTCTATTAAATTAGGTGggttaaatttaaattttgaagAACATCCAATGTTGTTATCAGAATCAAATATAcatcataataaaataagagaaGAAATGACTGAAATTTTGTTTGAAAAGTATAACATTCCAGCATtatattttgcaaaaaagGCAAAATTGACATCTTTCAGTTTAGGTAGATCAAATTCATTAGTTATTGATATAGGTTTTAGTTCATTAGATATTAATCCAGTATATGAAGGATAtgtattacaaaaaaattctttagAATATAACATAGGTGGTAattattttgataaattaatctatgaaacattaaaaaaagatcATATCAATATTATTCCCTATTTCTGTActagttataataaatataatatgtctTCTGacttatttaaaaacattCATAGTTCATATAGAGAAGAAGCCATATTAGATATCGTTCGTTATATGAAGGAAACTGTTTGTAGAATTCGAGTAAACAATGATACAAACCTTGGTACCAGGGGCGCGAATGCCACTGCTAAAAGCAGTGCTATTGCTGCTAGTAGTACGAATGTACATAGTAGTACTAACACTGCtaacattattaataatacttcTCTCAATGCTAACGCATCTGACCTTATCACGGCTGCGGGAAGTGCCAATGCTTCTTCCAATGGCAATATTGCAGAGGAGAAGGGAAATGAGAAAACGCGGAATTACGATTTGAACGATCCattaaaagaagaatattTCGAACTACCTGATGgatgtaaaattaatatagatAAGTATAAGTATGACATAGGTGAATGTTTGTTTAAGAGTATACctttagaaaataattttaaaggaTTACCGCAGTCCATAATAAATTGCATTTTATCGTCCGATGTTGACATAAGAAAAGATTTGTTACATTCGATAATAGTAACAGGAGGTTCTTCTTCTTTCCCTGGATTGATAGAACGTTTATATAACTCattaaaagagaaagaaTGTTTTACTCAATccattaaattaaaaattttaaatatgacttcatatgtagaaaataaatattcatcaTGGTTAGGTGGCTCTATATTAGCAAGCCTGGGAACGTTCCAACAGTTGTGGGTATCAAAGAGGGAATACCTCGATTCGGGGCACAAGCTTATTTTTGATAGGTGCTTCTGAATGTTTTGGAGGCAAAAAATGTGTAGTATGTgcgtaaaaaaagaagaaaaaagtgtacacacacatatatgcgCGTATGTTTGTGCGTATGTTTGTGCGTACGTTTGTGCGTATGTTTGTGCGTACGTTTATGCGTGCGTTTATGCGTGTGTTTGTGCGTACGTTTGTGCGTATGTTTGCGCTTATGTTTGCGCTTATGTTTGTGCGTATGTTTGTGCGTATGTTTGTGCGTACGTTTGTGCGTATGTTTGCGCTCATGTTTGTTCATGTGCATACGCATGAGTGCCATTCATTCCACAATGTTAAGCAACAGTTATCGATGCCATTCTTATTTCATGGTACCACCGAAAGTGATATATGTAACtttgtgcatatttttaaaatgtccTTGGTATTATATTACTGTGAACTGTTTCTGCTGGACGTGCCTGACGAGTTTCCCCCATCGAACCTTTTGTTTTCCCTCCTATTTAGTTCTACCAATCTGCATACCAATCTGTATATCGGTCTGCTTACAAATCTTCATACCAGTCTGAATGCCAATTTACATACCAACTTGCGtgtctatttatttattaactgTATGATTGTATCCAAAACTACGTAATGATGAATCTACTTGGTGGTTGTCCTGTTACAGCGCTCATTGCGTTAATTCCCATTATTCTTTTTGtgctatttcttttttttttttttttttccttttttatgtCGTCGTGGAACTAGGTATTCATTTGAATAATACATACTACCGCCTGAGAATGTAACAACTTTAACCTAAAATCCTGTgcttatttgtaattttaaatgtttgcATTTGAATTGTACAATTACAAATACGTCCgctatgtgtatatacatatatgtatatatgattatgtacatatacgtgtGTTTTTGTGTATGggtttataatatatatggtcCAATATATATGTTGCCTAACTTGAGGGGCACACACACATAAGAAAAGGTGCACTTCACAAAATCTGTAAGGCGATGCATTTTGTTAGCCTTGAAGATGACGATAGTTCGATGTAgagaattaattatattcaaatgaacgaaaaagagaaagggaaaaataaatactcaTCAGTGTATCTGTAAAGGTTTCCCATTTTACGATTGGAAAATAGTTCTTTTCATAGACTGGTTTTTAATGCACACCTGTTTGGGTAGATTTTATAGCCGATTGACAGCTTAACCGATTAGCGGATTAACCGCATATCCGCTTAACAGCTGAAGAATCGAAATATTTCCAAGTACTACGCTTCAAAAGGAATtaaaagtttatatattcataataatttaaaagaaatgatgcaaatatattttcagtCAAATAagtaattacatataatagaaaaaaagggaaaagaattaaaaggAGTAAAAgtgttaattaaaaatacataataatatgtatgaGATTTcgtcatatttttttccaaaaagaaaaaaaaaaaaaaaaaaaaataaaaataaaaataaaaaaattgtttcaCTAATGAGATTacgaataaataatgaacatACACATCAcagttaatttttataaaaaattgtgtGCACATGTAGATAtggatttataaaaaaagtacaggggataaatgaaaaaggaaaaaaggggGCATCCAACTTCTAACTGTTGTGTAGTTGAGGAATAATAAAAgcaatatatgtatgcaaacATGCACACTATAATGACAAAGATGTTTACAATTATGTACGTTCACAAGTATACCCGTTCGTACATATTCATTCTCTTATATAGACCCGCTCATACATACACccgcttatatatatgtacatacgtcCACCCGCGCAATGTTTTACCAACCGTGTAGAACTCATTATCACCATTACAAAAAATGTGCGTTGATAAAACTTtacattcatacatataaattaaaaatgttggatgaatataatttttcatttacatataatgaagatcttttttttttgaaagtaCCGATAGGTCCAATGTTAAGGGTCTTGTGGAAAGCGAATAGGGGGAAGgagaaatataattaaattactTTAACTCCACTATTTTATTAGTATGTTTCTTTTATGCACAcgacataaatgtatattaactgtttagcgaaaaaaaaaaaaaaaaaaaaatttaagagcACATTTATGcgtacatattatatactatatacaTATTGTATATGTCCATGGGTATTCCAATTTTCTCCGCTTCTAAACACGCCACACCTACCTGCGCTTATAATTACGCTATTTCCATTTTCCCCTCCCAACCCATTACTCACTGTCGGCACCCCTGAAATCCTTCAGAACGCTATCTATCATTGTCTGCGGTATCTTCGAAATATTTTCATAGTCATTACTTAGTGAAGCCAGTATCTTCTCCCATATGTGCTCCCCTTTGTAGGCATAGGAAAGGCTACACGGCGTACCGCTACTGTCATTggttacattattataaaaatcatttgttgagttaaaaattatttttgatagTAACTCCTTATTTTCACAATTTAAAGCTATCCAGTAGTCGTTGTTCACTTCCTCCATAAGTTGATCTAACTCCCAAGTGGCTTTTCCGATGAATCTCtttattaactttttctCGCAAACATTTTTACCATTGCGCGGGGTATTTTCATCGAGGTTATTCCTATTGAGGTTATTCCTATTGAGGTTATTCCTATTGAGGTTATTCCTATTGAGGTTATTCCTATTGAGATTATTACTATCGAGATTATTACTATCGAGATTATTCCTATATAGCTCATTCCTATATAGCTCATTCCTATTGAGATTATTACTATCGAGATTATTACTATCGAGATTATTACTATATGTGTTTAGATTATCAATGTTATTACTGTACGTACCATCACTACGTGCAGTACTGCTTCCTACTCCATTATCACTGCACATGGTACTGCTGTAGACACCTCCGTCGTACGTACCACTAACAAAATCAGAATCCATTCGATCTGAAGCTATTAATCGATCTTCCTTCTTCCCCCCCCATTCTTGCGTCTTTTTGCACATACTGTTGTTGTCATTCGTCGACTCCATAAAATTGGCATCAGTTGTTAAGTGAACTATATCCTCTTTATCATTTTCAATATTCATACTGTCGCTTTGTTCAGGTAAATTTGTGTCTACATGTTCGTTATATCCTTCATAAATTAAATCATTTAcaacaatattttttgaaaatttctTCATGTTATGTAATATGGTAAGTCCTGGTAAAGGTCCACCTAGCCAGAATAAATTTACAGGGTTTCTTACAATATAGTTCTGATTCATTGGGTTTATGTTTACTTTGTTTATTGATGATATCTTACTAGATTTGGTTTTcctactttttatatttaattcattctttaattttttaaaatttttcttattcttcAAAACAGTTGTTGTTTCTTCCTCTAGTGCATTTTCTGCACGAACCTGCAACGTGTCCGTTTTTTCATCTCTCCTGTTTTGTCCTTTCTGCTCGTATTCGCTCCCTCCCCCATCATCGCCATCTTCGTTTGCTTCGTCCATCTCATCCACTTCGTCTACTTCGTCTACTTCATCCGCATCGTCCACTTCATCCGATTCTTCCTCTTCATCTGCTTCATCCGATTCTTCCACTTCATCCGCTTCATCCGCTTCACCCGTTTCATCCGCTTCACCCGTTTCATCCTCTTCATCCACTTCTTCCTTGGCATACTTGCCATCGTACATATGATACCCGCTGTCCCTAACTCCTCCCCTTCTTCTAAGTATACCCCTATCCTTGCCTCTATTTGTAGTGCTACTACTGCAACTGTCAATCCTgctgttatttttttttattattattttttttttatcgtttAGCTTGTCCCCCTCCTCTTCACCACTCTCATCTTCCTCCTCCTCATCCACACATAACTTGTTGGTTTCCTTAAATTTTTGTATCCTCCTGTGAATTCGTTCCTTTTCTTCTTCCGTTAGTTTCTCCACATCCGCGTTACTGTTACTCTTCAtcattatatcatatttGGAAGGAGTCTTTTGTAatttcttcttatttttttccttatcgaatatgtgtatacgattatttattataaccactttccatttattatatttttcaaaataaattttataaaattcatttaacATTTGcagcttttttatttcactcTTTATATCTGTCATTGAGCCAATATTATATGATGGAAGAAATCGTAAATATAAAGGTACCttattcaattttataatataatgagtAATAATATCAAGCAAATGTTCATCCATCATTACAAATAaattgctctttttttttattcgcTTGTTCATAAAATGCTTTGACGAACTTCTAAATTGTATCCTCAAAAACATTTCTTGTAAATCCTTCAACGTGGGGAAGTCCTCTCCACTGCCACTACCACTGCCACTACCACTGCCACTACCACTGCCACTACCACTGCCACTTCCGCCATCACTGCTGCTCTTTTCCTTATCGTACCTAGGACCTTTCTTCCCCTCCATATCCAattctttttctaaatacGCTTCTTTCTTTACAGTGCTTTTGTTTTCCACCAGAATGAGACTGTCCCCCCCGGGTTCACTACTACCAGTATCACTACCTCCACAGCGGTTCCTATCCCTAGCACGACCATTACTGCTACAGCCGCTACTACGTTCGAGGGGAGGTGTTATTACCTTTTCCCCTTCCACTGCTCTACCATGCGTATCATATATATCTCTTATCTGTTCACTGTTTCTATTTGTTTCATGCACGCTTGTGATATTCTGATTACAATTGCCTGATTCCTTTATGGTACTACTCTTCTTTTTGTCTATCCCCAAATGGTTcgttatttcattatttataaattccttcttttttagATATAATTTACTTAGTATTCTTagaatttcctttttatttgatataccccccatataattattgtatatgggatgtttatttaatattaaaccACACACTAAATTGTTTTTATCTTTGTGAGTAATTAATATTACCGACTTATTCCATAACATACTTGAGGTTAACGGGTGCGCTATTAATATAGtaccttttttaatttcattctTACTATTCTCTCGTTTCAAAATAATGTTGTTACTCTTACTACGCTTTTGAAGGTTGCACTCAGGGATTCCCACAATATGGCTAGCACTACTCTGGCTAGCACTACTCTGGCTAGCACTACTCTGGCTAGCACTACTCTGGCTAGCACTACTCTGCATAGCACTACTCTGGCTAGCACTACTCTGGATAGCACTACTCTGGCTAGCACTACTCTGGATAGTACTACTCTGGATAGTACTACTCTGATAGTACTACTCTGAATAGTACTACTCTGGATAGTACTACTCTGAATAGTACTACTCTGAATAGTACTACTCTGAATAGCACTATTCTGGGTAGAACTATTCTGGGTAGAACCATTAAGTTTAGCATTTTTTTCTGGACCGTCTTTTATCCCCCCTGTGTCGTCGCTACTGCGGTCTCGTGGAGTCTTCTCCTCGCTATTCACGCTGTCAACCTTTGCAATGCTGCTGCTTCTACTGCTCACTCCTTCTGCTACTCCTTCTGCTACTCCCTCTGCTACTCCCTCTGCTACTCCCTCTGCTACTCCCTCTGCTACTCCCTCTGCTACTCCCTCTGCTACTCCCTCTGCTACTCCCTCTGCTGCTCCCTCTGCATTTACTCCATCCGTGGGGTCTTCCCCTCCCTTACTACTCTTCCTACTTACACTCTTTTTTAACACAGAtgaccttttttttttcttcgcGTAATGTTCCTCATATGGTATATCAACATGCTCACATTCTCGTTCACTGGACACATTGAAGTTAATTACtcgtaaattatttttgaaaaaattcttttcttcttcGGATGTCCATACACTTCTTGTCCTATCAAACATAGCTGTagtattgttatatttacatgtatgGTCATATGTCTTACTATTTGTTTTATCATTTGCCTTATCGTTTGTATATAGTAGTACTTTATTTTGAATCCTGCCCAAGTGACGAATGGCTGTAAAGcctatgttaaaaaaaatatgatcattatttaagttagtccttaaaaaattaataagttCTGTTCTTAACTTTCTTTTATTAGACTTGATAGGACAATAATGTATATTGTTCTTTAAATAAAGTCTTAAGAATTCATTATACTTGTCACTTTTCTCATTTTCAtatctgtatatatttgataaGAAACATTTCCATATTTCATTGTCatcaaaaaaatttgctAATTTTCCTAACGTTCTTATTAGTGAACGATACaactttttgttttcttttaaagGCATGATTTCACCCAGGTACTGACGTGTTCATGCGCGTGCGGATACGTGTGCGCACGGGCGTGGGGgggaaatatatgtacacatatacgcGTATATacttacgtatatatttcttttacgtgtacgcatatattatatctacGCGAGTATAAATTAGCGGTTAAACAATTATCACCATACATTGGCAAAATTGCTAAGCGTTTTTagttgttcttttttttttctgttttgctattattctgttttgctattattctgttttgctattattatgttttgctattattatgttttgctattattatgtttttctgtttttctgTTTTGCTGTTTTGCTGTTTTGCTGTTATTCGGCTTTTCTGTTTTGCTGTTATTCTGTTTTTCTGTTTTGCTATTATTCTGTTTTTCTGTTATTCTGTTTTTCTGTTATTCTgtttttctgtatttttttttttttttaaaatcgtTTCTGTTTCTCCTCTCGTTTTTTTAAAGCATACAATTTTTGCGTTTAATTATTCTAGCGTTATGTTGGAACAGTAGCTCACAGGGGACTTgccatttttcttttactacaaatgtatatatatatatttgttatatatatacacgtaatATATCATTCATATGCGtactatacatatacataatattattcatatatgtaatatataagaatagtaaaatcttaaaaaaaataaagaaaaaatgactgaatgaacaaattaataatcggacttttttctatttttttgcttcatttCTTTAACTTTGAAATGCCTCTTTTCTTATATACTATGCAAGAGCGCTTTTCATATGTagagaataatatatagcttaaaaaaaaataaattaaggaatatatataaataaaaatattaaccatatatatatatatacatatataataaatgaatatatatgtaaataaatatatcattaaataaatacataattaaatttaaaagtaattaaatatataataaacacatgaacaagtaaaaaataaatgaacaagtaaaaaataaattaacaagtaaaaaataaatgaacaagtaaaaaataaatgaacaagtaaaaaataaatgaacaagaaataaataaatgaacaagcaataaataaatgaacaagcaataaataaatgaacaagcaataaatacgtatactagaaggaaaataaataaaacagcGCACCTGCTGTTTCAGCATAAAAAAAgcttaatattatatatcgaACAGTTGTTTCaaaagtataaattaaaacataataaaacgTAAGAATTAACATGGCAAGAAGTATGCTTTTTGTGTAATTCCCTTTTGTAAGTTTTTTTCCTTCACCATAGGgccttatatatatatatatatttatacatatggaAACGTAGTAATACACTCGCTGGCTAAACCGAAGGCAAATGGCTTCCATTGTATGTGCataatttcttcttttttatgtctttttataaaaaatatggaacgatgagaaaaaaaagtcgTCATATGGGATGAACAAGGGGAAGAACAACTAAACGCGTATAGTCAAATTTTTCATGTTAACATCCTTTTTGCATCTTTTCCCCCGAAAATGCGTATGTGTTCgtgcatacgtatatacatacatacgtatataatacatacatacaaacataaacacatacatacaaacataaacACATACATGTACGGTAGTATacttatgtaatatttacatacttGGCCAAATTTGTAATAAAACTGAATTAATTTTCCTGTACCCGATCATGCACAAACAGGTTtgaaatgtttaaaaaaaaaaaaaaaaaaaaagaaaaaaaaaatttcattttcaaCATTAAAATTGAACTGGGCAATaaggaaattatttttactgtagaggaaaatacaaatgatattttatgtaactctatttacaaaatgaaaGAGAAGATAACGAGCTTTATACGTGTGCTTATAATTTATGggaatcataaaaaaaaaggacttGCAGGACGCTTATTGCAGTAATAGGGAAATATGTACCAGGGCATGTATATTCATGTATAAGCAATTTTTAAGCATCCACATGTGGGTCATACAGTATGCGGGGCTTTCCATTATAACGTTAGATAATGTTGAGTAATTGTGTAAGGGTCAGTTAGTACTTTGTGAAGTCTCCTGAAGTGTAGATGAATATGTTTTTACATGTTCGTATGTATTCACGTGTGTGTGAAACTTACTAACTTCAAATAAACGTTTCATAGAAATAATAAGTGAAAACAAAAGAGAACATGAAAAGCACAATAGGCATAATTACGGCCCAATTGAAAAATCCAGAAAATGGAGGAAATGAAATACATTACTTCGAATGACACGCATTTAGAAATTGCCAAATATGTAGGCGTGAATTCACACAcacaagcatatatatatatatatatatatgtgcatgcaTATGTGTGTTAATGTATAAGTGTGTTAGTGCACATGtctgtacatgtatatgtgctGAGGGGGTCTAACGAATGAAGGACGATGTTTTGTTAAAAGTGGCCATCGTTTTTGTGCTTTTGAAGTGGTGAAAAgtctcatatttttttttgagcgGTTCGGAGGTATTAGGAGGTTTCAATATGTTTCTTATCTGCTTTTCTAGTATAactaaattttgtttattcttAATACCTGTTAAAAACTTTAGAACAATTTGGTCTTCCCCATGATATTCCAACAATAATATAAGtgtcttttttataaattttttggtTTCTTCTAATTTAGCattaatgaaatttaaaaaaggcTCTGCAAAATTGCTtaagttaaaattaattatatccttttttggaatattctttataaataaataaacaaaataagacAGTTTTTTAGATATAGATGAATTCTTACTATTTGAATAAGAACATATTAATCTTAACATTTCATAATCATTATTGCTACTACTATGTAACATAAACTCCTCAATAGCATTAGTAGCAcatctatttaaaaaattattttttatatccaacttttttactatatatggaaatatatgaacaaaaaatttacataaatgaattttatcCTCTTTCAaacttatacatacatgtttAATAGTCAAAAAACTGTTTTTACAAATACATGATCTTGGACTACaacaataatttattatattaggtAATACACTTTCTAAATTTTCCCATTTATTGAAGGTGTTTGAGTTTTTTGCTAAAATTTGAATATTCGTTAAGTTGATGAAATCATGAACCCAATTTATTTCTACATCGTACAGGTGACTACTCTGCTCTTTTCCCTTTTCGTTCTTGCAGTAGTTTGTATTTACTTCTATCTTGTCTTCCTCATTTTCTTTGCCTTTGACCTTGTTTTCCTCATTTTCTTTGCCTTTGACCTTGTCTTCCTCATTATCTTTGCCTTTGACCTTGTCTTCCTC from Plasmodium malariae genome assembly, chromosome: 13 includes these protein-coding regions:
- the ARP4a gene encoding actin-related protein, putative, producing MTTNNDVNENLLCGGEDISALVVDLGFSTSKIGHNQEDTPRIFLNSICGECIFEEGVMGINGGANNDNVICSNGIGNAHGSNSSSSSRSGRRERSERSGTVGVPGIGGRGRSRNRGINDLMFPLNLYNRKEHVRVKPLFCRDQYNNVSLNSDVFEKMLEYAIEGVEVQRVYECTDEVIDSIKLGGLNLNFEEHPMLLSESNIHHNKIREEMTEILFEKYNIPALYFAKKAKLTSFSLGRSNSLVIDIGFSSLDINPVYEGYVLQKNSLEYNIGGNYFDKLIYETLKKDHINIIPYFCTSYNKYNMSSDLFKNIHSSYREEAILDIVRYMKETVCRIRVNNDTNLGTRGANATAKSSAIAASSTNVHSSTNTANIINNTSLNANASDLITAAGSANASSNGNIAEEKGNEKTRNYDLNDPLKEEYFELPDGCKINIDKYKYDIGECLFKSIPLENNFKGLPQSIINCILSSDVDIRKDLLHSIIVTGGSSSFPGLIERLYNSLKEKECFTQSIKLKILNMTSYVENKYSSWLGGSILASLGTFQQLWVSKREYLDSGHKLIFDRCF
- the PmUG01_13036300 gene encoding conserved Plasmodium protein, unknown function, which gives rise to MPLKENKKLYRSLIRTLGKLANFFDDNEIWKCFLSNIYRYENEKSDKYNEFLRLYLKNNIHYCPIKSNKRKLRTELINFLRTNLNNDHIFFNIGFTAIRHLGRIQNKVLLYTNDKANDKTNSKTYDHTCKYNNTTAMFDRTRSVWTSEEEKNFFKNNLRVINFNVSSERECEHVDIPYEEHYAKKKKRSSVLKKSVSRKSSKGGEDPTDGVNAEGAAEGVAEGVAEGVAEGVAEGVAEGVAEGVAEGVAEGVAEGVSSRSSSIAKVDSVNSEEKTPRDRSSDDTGGIKDGPEKNAKLNGSTQNSSTQNSAIQSSTIQSSTIQSSTIQSSTIQSSTIRVVLSRSSASQSSAMQSSASQSSASQSSASQSSASQSSASHIVGIPECNLQKRSKSNNIILKRENSKNEIKKGTILIAHPLTSSMLWNKSVILITHKDKNNLVCGLILNKHPIYNNYMGGISNKKEILRILSKLYLKKKEFINNEITNHLGIDKKKSSTIKESGNCNQNITSVHETNRNSEQIRDIYDTHGRAVEGEKVITPPLERSSGCSSNGRARDRNRCGGSDTGSSEPGGDSLILVENKSTVKKEAYLEKELDMEGKKGPRYDKEKSSSDGGSGSGSGSGSGSGSGSGSGSGEDFPTLKDLQEMFLRIQFRSSSKHFMNKRIKKKSNLFVMMDEHLLDIITHYIIKLNKVPLYLRFLPSYNIGSMTDIKSEIKKLQMLNEFYKIYFEKYNKWKVVIINNRIHIFDKEKNKKKLQKTPSKYDIMMKSNSNADVEKLTEEEKERIHRRIQKFKETNKLCVDEEEEDESGEEEGDKLNDKKKIIIKKNNSRIDSCSSSTTNRGKDRGILRRRGGVRDSGYHMYDGKYAKEEVDEEDETGEADETGEADEADEVEESDEADEEEESDEVDDADEVDEVDEVDEMDEANEDGDDGGGSEYEQKGQNRRDEKTDTLQVRAENALEEETTTVLKNKKNFKKLKNELNIKSRKTKSSKISSINKVNINPMNQNYIVRNPVNLFWLGGPLPGLTILHNMKKFSKNIVVNDLIYEGYNEHVDTNLPEQSDSMNIENDKEDIVHLTTDANFMESTNDNNSMCKKTQEWGGKKEDRLIASDRMDSDFVSGTYDGGVYSSTMCSDNGVGSSTARSDGTYSNNIDNLNTYSNNLDSNNLDSNNLNRNELYRNELYRNNLDSNNLDSNNLNRNNLNRNNLNRNNLNRNNLNRNNLDENTPRNGKNVCEKKLIKRFIGKATWELDQLMEEVNNDYWIALNCENKELLSKIIFNSTNDFYNNVTNDSSGTPCSLSYAYKGEHIWEKILASLSNDYENISKIPQTMIDSVLKDFRGADSE
- the PmUG01_13036400 gene encoding conserved Plasmodium protein, unknown function, with translation MAEIHVASSQTGILKPDSTNDNNDMKGYKFCNKRRVEHNYLLQTAEEEYNKNLKKINWHVNSGDVNNLGETKLPELVINYYYEWDNIPTVTNLPYGLINKDKDMMLKRIKSNMKSVDSVENNFYVINKKENTNFMYYEKSTIFYEQQLSQILSNFPSNEKAVSAVASNDRYNETDRNGNNIRSINNDKELGESIQSMVSSIIYEDIMEYFLKIQQKGTKLRNSIMNTEWNVTNDKGVLNKVNLSHSRGTQDMIHLDFEKKIDRVNKEQKEDRDAREEIGEGTIKGKENEENKVKGKENEEDKVKGKDNEEDKVKGKENEENKVKGKENEEDKIEVNTNYCKNEKGKEQSSHLYDVEINWVHDFINLTNIQILAKNSNTFNKWENLESVLPNIINYCCSPRSCICKNSFLTIKHVCISLKEDKIHLCKFFVHIFPYIVKKLDIKNNFLNRCATNAIEEFMLHSSSNNDYEMLRLICSYSNSKNSSISKKLSYFVYLFIKNIPKKDIINFNLSNFAEPFLNFINAKLEETKKFIKKTLILLLEYHGEDQIVLKFLTGIKNKQNLVILEKQIRNILKPPNTSEPLKKKYETFHHFKSTKTMATFNKTSSFIR